The following coding sequences are from one Vulpes vulpes isolate BD-2025 unplaced genomic scaffold, VulVul3 Bu000000683, whole genome shotgun sequence window:
- the LOC140596635 gene encoding small ribosomal subunit protein uS11 isoform X3: MAPRKGKEKKEEQVISLGPQVAEGENVFGVCHIFASFNDTFVHVTDLSGKETICRVTGGMKVKADRDESSPYAAMLAAQDVAQRCKELGITALHIKLRATGGNRTKTPGPGAQSALRALARSGMKIGRIEDVTPIPSDSTRRKGGRRGRRL, from the coding sequence ATGGCACCTCgtaaggggaaggaaaagaaggaagaacaggtcATCAGCCTTGGACCTCAAGTTGCTGAAGGAGAAAATGTGTTTGGTGTCTGCCACATATTTGCATCCTTCAATGACACTTTTGTCCATGTCACTGATCTTTCTGGCAAGGAAACCATCTGTCGTGTAACTGGTGGGATGAAGGTGAAGGCTGACCGAGATGAGTCTTCTCCCTACGCTGCCATGTTGGCTGCCCAGGATGTAGCCCAGAGGTGCAAGGAGCTGGGTATCACTGCTCTCCACATCAAACTCCGAgccacaggaggaaatagaaccaAGACCCCTGGACCTGGGGCCCAGTCAGCCCTCAGAGCCCTTGCCCGCTCAGGAATGAAGATTGGGCGGATTGAGGatgtcacccccatcccctccgaTAGCACCCGCAGGAAGGGGGGTCGCCGTGGTCGCCGTCTGTGA
- the LOC140596635 gene encoding small ribosomal subunit protein uS11 isoform X1: MVIRIGSFSTCHHLYGGYFPALHEFEGILILIVPFDLHWPMCHIIRKLQFDLRAEMAPRKGKEKKEEQVISLGPQVAEGENVFGVCHIFASFNDTFVHVTDLSGKETICRVTGGMKVKADRDESSPYAAMLAAQDVAQRCKELGITALHIKLRATGGNRTKTPGPGAQSALRALARSGMKIGRIEDVTPIPSDSTRRKGGRRGRRL, translated from the exons ATGGTTATAAGAATTGGCTCATTTAGTACATGTCACCACTTATATGGAGGATATTTTCCTGCATTGCACGAGTTTGAAGGCATACTTATCTTAATTGTACCTTTTGACTTGCATTGGCCTATGTGTCATATCATCAGAAAACTTCAGTTTGACTT acgCGCAGAAATGGCACCTCgtaaggggaaggaaaagaaggaagaacaggtcATCAGCCTTGGACCTCAAGTTGCTGAAGGAGAAAATGTGTTTGGTGTCTGCCACATATTTGCATCCTTCAATGACACTTTTGTCCATGTCACTGATCTTTCTGGCAAGGAAACCATCTGTCGTGTAACTGGTGGGATGAAGGTGAAGGCTGACCGAGATGAGTCTTCTCCCTACGCTGCCATGTTGGCTGCCCAGGATGTAGCCCAGAGGTGCAAGGAGCTGGGTATCACTGCTCTCCACATCAAACTCCGAgccacaggaggaaatagaaccaAGACCCCTGGACCTGGGGCCCAGTCAGCCCTCAGAGCCCTTGCCCGCTCAGGAATGAAGATTGGGCGGATTGAGGatgtcacccccatcccctccgaTAGCACCCGCAGGAAGGGGGGTCGCCGTGGTCGCCGTCTGTGA
- the LOC140596635 gene encoding small ribosomal subunit protein uS11 isoform X2, which translates to MALLLPLLSVINIVLSRAIRAEMAPRKGKEKKEEQVISLGPQVAEGENVFGVCHIFASFNDTFVHVTDLSGKETICRVTGGMKVKADRDESSPYAAMLAAQDVAQRCKELGITALHIKLRATGGNRTKTPGPGAQSALRALARSGMKIGRIEDVTPIPSDSTRRKGGRRGRRL; encoded by the exons ATGGCTCTGCTCCTGCCGCTTCTTTCCGTCATTAATATTGTCCTTTCACGTGCAAT acgCGCAGAAATGGCACCTCgtaaggggaaggaaaagaaggaagaacaggtcATCAGCCTTGGACCTCAAGTTGCTGAAGGAGAAAATGTGTTTGGTGTCTGCCACATATTTGCATCCTTCAATGACACTTTTGTCCATGTCACTGATCTTTCTGGCAAGGAAACCATCTGTCGTGTAACTGGTGGGATGAAGGTGAAGGCTGACCGAGATGAGTCTTCTCCCTACGCTGCCATGTTGGCTGCCCAGGATGTAGCCCAGAGGTGCAAGGAGCTGGGTATCACTGCTCTCCACATCAAACTCCGAgccacaggaggaaatagaaccaAGACCCCTGGACCTGGGGCCCAGTCAGCCCTCAGAGCCCTTGCCCGCTCAGGAATGAAGATTGGGCGGATTGAGGatgtcacccccatcccctccgaTAGCACCCGCAGGAAGGGGGGTCGCCGTGGTCGCCGTCTGTGA